The following are from one region of the Gracilimonas sediminicola genome:
- a CDS encoding efflux RND transporter periplasmic adaptor subunit, whose amino-acid sequence FFGGTSEPQTLEEHISETHTDEEGNVVYTCSMHPQIRESEPGNCPICGMELIPANDLDDSDSESLNPNAVTFSKAALALAEVETTPVKKGVPVLETRLPGKVVVNQNLVSNVTAHFPGRVRELYVDYTGDYVRKGQKLVSIYSSELITAQSELLETARFKEQNPRLYESARRKLLLWEFPEETINQIEQSGEVMEELDFFSPVSGYVSQINISREDHIQEGSMLYRIAKLSEVWIEFEAYESSVNNLKIGDKIDFTVSSIPWHTYTGEVSFIQPFLNDKSRTVEIRITVDNPRKEMKPGMFAEGVISSQTDQEQHLLIPRSAVLWTGERSIVFVDVSTAETPAFEAREVALGKRAGNKYVIESGLEVGERVVTNGTFKVDAAAQLSDKLSMMNREPGSGANRGAHDHGAMDMNNDEMDMDDGDMNESTMDTTEDHSNHEMDKSLEALVPQYLKLREALSKDDFETAKEHVRVFSTDTFSDIEELRAEFKSISEMLISRIEEEGYEGALFKQYCPMYGGGSTWISDKKDIENPFYGTQMHNCGETVEQMN is encoded by the coding sequence TTTTTCGGAGGGACTTCGGAACCACAAACACTTGAAGAGCATATATCAGAAACCCACACTGATGAGGAAGGCAATGTGGTTTATACGTGCAGTATGCACCCTCAGATAAGAGAAAGCGAGCCAGGAAATTGTCCAATTTGTGGCATGGAGTTAATTCCGGCTAATGATCTTGATGACAGTGACTCAGAATCGCTCAACCCGAACGCTGTTACATTCTCGAAAGCCGCACTTGCGCTTGCTGAGGTTGAAACCACTCCGGTTAAAAAAGGAGTCCCAGTGCTTGAAACCCGGTTGCCTGGCAAAGTGGTTGTAAATCAGAACTTGGTATCGAATGTGACGGCTCACTTCCCCGGTCGTGTTCGGGAGTTATATGTAGATTATACCGGTGATTACGTCCGTAAAGGGCAAAAACTGGTTTCTATTTATTCTTCGGAGTTAATTACGGCACAGAGTGAACTTTTGGAAACAGCCCGATTCAAAGAACAAAACCCTCGATTATATGAGTCTGCCCGGCGAAAGCTATTGCTTTGGGAATTTCCGGAAGAGACCATAAACCAGATTGAACAATCAGGAGAAGTGATGGAAGAGTTAGACTTTTTCTCGCCGGTATCTGGCTATGTATCACAGATCAATATCTCTCGTGAAGACCATATTCAGGAAGGTTCAATGCTATACCGGATCGCGAAGCTTTCTGAGGTATGGATTGAATTTGAGGCGTATGAATCGTCAGTCAATAATTTAAAAATCGGAGATAAAATTGATTTTACGGTGAGCTCCATTCCTTGGCACACTTATACCGGTGAAGTCAGCTTTATCCAGCCTTTTTTAAATGATAAATCCCGAACAGTAGAAATACGTATTACTGTTGATAATCCGAGAAAAGAGATGAAACCCGGTATGTTTGCTGAAGGAGTAATTTCTTCTCAAACAGACCAAGAACAGCACCTTCTTATCCCCAGAAGTGCCGTGCTATGGACCGGAGAAAGGTCCATTGTGTTTGTGGATGTTTCTACAGCTGAAACTCCTGCTTTTGAAGCAAGGGAAGTTGCATTAGGCAAAAGGGCTGGTAACAAATATGTAATCGAATCTGGACTGGAAGTTGGTGAACGTGTGGTAACAAACGGCACATTTAAAGTGGACGCAGCCGCACAGCTTAGCGATAAACTCAGTATGATGAATAGAGAACCGGGATCAGGAGCAAATCGTGGGGCACACGATCACGGTGCTATGGACATGAATAATGATGAAATGGATATGGACGACGGCGATATGAATGAATCCACTATGGATACAACTGAAGATCATTCAAATCATGAAATGGATAAAAGCCTTGAGGCATTAGTACCCCAGTACTTGAAACTTCGGGAAGCACTGTCCAAAGATGATTTTGAAACGGCTAAAGAACATGTCCGAGTGTTCTCAACGGATACATTCAGTGATATTGAAGAGCTCAGAGCCGAGTTCAAATCCATTTCAGAAATGCTTATTTCACGAATTGAAGAAGAAGGATATGAAGGAGCACTGTTCAAGCAATATTGCCCTATGTACGGTGGTGGAAGCACCTGGATAAGTGACAAAAAAGATATTGAAAACCCTTTTTATGGCACTCAAATGCACAACTGTGGAGAAACCGTTGAGCAGATGAATTAA
- a CDS encoding P-II family nitrogen regulator, producing MKLVKAYIRPMLLEEVYKALRSEGHCCITVFRGEGAGQYTDPDHAHGSLQFPAMHSKVVKIEIAAVDEDVNSIIEIIQQTASTGSRGDGIIFVMPIENMIRIRDGEEGPKVIE from the coding sequence ATGAAATTAGTAAAAGCATACATACGCCCCATGCTGCTTGAAGAAGTGTATAAAGCGCTACGTTCTGAAGGCCATTGTTGCATAACGGTTTTCAGAGGAGAAGGAGCAGGTCAATATACCGATCCTGACCATGCCCATGGCTCTTTGCAATTCCCGGCGATGCACTCCAAAGTTGTGAAAATAGAAATAGCAGCGGTAGACGAAGATGTCAATTCTATTATTGAAATCATTCAACAAACTGCTTCAACAGGTTCGCGCGGAGATGGAATTATATTTGTCATGCCTATTGAGAATATGATTAGAATCAGGGATGGTGAGGAAGGACCTAAAGTAATAGAATAA